In a genomic window of Epinephelus lanceolatus isolate andai-2023 chromosome 3, ASM4190304v1, whole genome shotgun sequence:
- the mcoln1a gene encoding mucolipin-1a codes for MAATGRRDSSEREGLCSSVKRYGSTDSSGEHDHESNCHGNNHSNHRFPTAVAAGHWVGTDQEEEAIRRKLKYFFMSPCDKYHAKGRKPYKLILQLLKIIIVTAQLVLFGLSNQVVVTFKEENTMTFKHLFLKDYDESTDDSFAVYTQNDVYEHIFYAVDQYLALPETTVGRYAYVYGVGVNGSALSLCQQYYKKGSIDPANDTFNIDPRIITNCIGIDPLSVPPAPLTSNYKNFTLKFHKLINVTIEFQLKAINIQTIINNEIPDCYTFFITIVLDNKAHSGKVKIRLENEASIKQCKDPSVSGQAENYTRVAFDVAVALVCVLSLLLCGRSILRGIVLQQEFVEYFKETLDRKVCWADRLEFINGWYILLIVSDILTITGTIIKIGIESKNMSSYDLCGILLGTSTLLVWVGVIRYLTFFQKYNILIVTLRAAFPNVIRFCCCVAVIYLGYCFCGWIVLGPYHVKFRSLSMVSECLFSLINGDDMFVTFSEMQESSTLVWLFSQVYLYSFISLFIYMVLSLFIALITGAYETIKHQTQEPIHITDLHAFIAECTDTPNSGKFRGLETSPCSFFCCCDRTTTYEDVLLVN; via the exons AACGAGAAGGCCTGTGCAGCTCAGTGAAGCGCTACGGCTCCACAGACAGCAGTGGGGAGCATGACCATGAGAGTAACTGTCATGGCAACAACCACAGCAACCATCGGTTTCCCACGGCGGTGGCGGCAGGTCATTGGGTCGGGACTGATCAGGAAGAGGAGGCCATTCGCAGGAAGCTGAAATACTTCTTCATGAGCCCTTGTGATAAATACCACGCCAAGGGCCGCAAGCCTTACAAGCTgatcctgcagctgctgaagatcATTATTGTCACAGCTCAG TTGGTGCTGTTCGGCCTCAGTAACCAGGTGGTGGTGACCTTCAAGGAGGAAAACACAATGACCTTCAAGCACCTCTTCCTCAAAGACTACGATGAGTCCACAGACGACTCCTTTGCTGTTTACACGCAGAACGATGTCTACGAGCACATCTTCTATGCCGTGGATCAG TATCTGGCCCTACCAGAGACCACAGTGGGACGCTATGCATATGTCTACGGTGTTGGCGTGAACGGCAGCGCGCTCTCCCTCTGCCAACAGTACTACAAGAAGGGAAGCATTGACCCTGCCAATGACACCTTCAACATAGACCCTCGCATCATCACAA ACTGTATAGGTATCGACCCACTGTCGGTCCCACCAGCTCCGCTCACCAGCAACTACAAGAACTTCACACTCAAGTTCCACAA aCTCATTAACGTCACCATAGAGTTCCAGCTGAAGGCGATCAATATACAGACCATCATCAACAACGAGATCCCAGACTGCTACACTTTTTTCATAACG ATAGTCCTGGACAACAAGGCTCACAGCGGCAAGGTGAAGATCCGGTTGGAAAACGAGGCATCAATAAAGCAGTGTAAAGACCCGAGTGTCTCTGGACAGG CTGAGAACTACACACGCGTAGCATTTGATGTCGCTGTGGCTCTGGTGTGCGTgctgtcactgctgctgtgtggaCGCTCCATACTGCGAGGCATCGTGCTGCAGCAG gaGTTTGTGGAGTACTTTAAGGAGACTCTGGATCGGAAAGTGTGCTGGGCGGACCGGCTGGAGTTCATTAACGGATGGTATATCCTCCTCATCGTCAGCGACATCCTTACCATCACTGGCACCATCATCAAAATTGGCATCGAATCTAAG AATATGTCCTCATACGACTTGTGTGGCATCCTACTGGGAACTTCCACACTCTTGGTGTGGGTCGGTGTAATTCGCTACCTCACATTCTTCCAGAAGTACAAT ATCCTGATCGTGACACTTCGAGCAGCGTTCCCCAATGTGATTCGGTTCTGCTGCTGCGTGGCCGTCATCTATCTGGGGTACTGCTTCTGTGGCTGGATCGTCCTGGGACCATACCACGTCAAG TTCCGTTCCCTGTCCATGGTGTCAGAGTGCCTATTCTCCCTCATTAACGGGGACGACATGTTTGTGACGTTCTCCGAGATGCAGGAGAGCAGCACTCTGGTGTGGCTCTTCAGCCAAGTATATCTGTACTCCTTCATCTCCCTCTTCATCTACATGGTGCTGTCGCTGTTTATCGCTCTCATCACAGGAGCCTACGAGACCATAAAG CACCAAACCCAAGAGCCCATCCACATCACAGACCTGCATGCCTTCATAGCAGAGTGTACGGATACACCGAACTCTGGGAAGTTCAGGGGTCTGGAGACCTCGCCGTGctccttcttctgctgctgtgacaG AACGACAACATACGAGGATGTCC